The following proteins are encoded in a genomic region of Aptenodytes patagonicus chromosome 13, bAptPat1.pri.cur, whole genome shotgun sequence:
- the MPV17L gene encoding mpv17-like protein, with product MAGALLRGGVRRFPWLCNVLLYGGLFAAGDAAQQLWRRRGQPPDWAQTRRVALVALAFHGNFSYVWLRALERALPGRRPPAVLGKVLCDQLLGAPVAILAFYTGMSILQRKEDIFSDCKKKFWNTYKTGLMYWPFVQLSNFLLVPVYLRTAYTGLCGFVWATFICFSQQSGDGTAKSAFLWLQREKVNADEESSEK from the exons ATGGCCGGGGCGCTGCTGCGCGGCGGGGTGCGCCGCTTCCCCTGGCTCTGCAACGTGCTGCTCTACGGCGGGCTCTTCGCGGCGGGCGACGCGGCTCAGCAgctgtggcggcggcgggggcagccgccCGACTGGGCGCAGACGCGGCGCGTAGCGCTGGTGGCCCTCGCCTTCCACGGCAACTTCAGCTACGTCTGGCTGCGGGCGCTGGAGCGGGCGCTGCCcggccgccggccgcccgccgTCCTCGGCAAGGTGCTCTGCGACCAGCTCCTCGGCGCTCCCGTCGCCATCCTCGCCTTCTACACGG GTATGAGCATCCTTCAGAGGAAAGAGGACATCTTTTCAGACTGTAAAAAGAAATTTTGGAATACATATAAG acgGGACTGATGTACTGGCCTTTTGTGCAG CTGTCAAACTTCCTTTTGGTCCCTGTTTACCTGCGAACAGCTTACACTGGGCTCTGTGGCTTTGTCTGGGCTACCTTCATTTGCTTTTCCCAACAGAGTGGAGACGGCACAGCAAAGTCAGCATTTCTGTGGCTCCAAAGAGAGAAGGTCAATGCAGATGAAGAATCATCAGAGAAATAA